Proteins co-encoded in one Flavobacteriaceae bacterium MAR_2009_75 genomic window:
- a CDS encoding GAF domain-containing protein — MEVNKLGLPELEEIYTEIQKAEPNWEAVLQSIIVRFGCSTGTLHFLEQKTSLLQLEAQIGIPSFLIPKLETIPIGKGMAGIAAERKAPVEMCNLQTDDSGVARPAAKETKVEGSIAVPLLKEGVLHGTLGIAKPLPYDFTEEEKNELLKIGEAIASSVS, encoded by the coding sequence ATGGAAGTTAATAAGCTAGGTTTGCCAGAACTAGAAGAGATTTATACAGAAATACAAAAGGCGGAGCCCAATTGGGAAGCCGTGCTACAGTCTATAATCGTAAGATTTGGTTGTTCAACAGGCACATTGCACTTTCTTGAACAAAAGACATCACTTTTACAGTTAGAGGCACAGATAGGCATTCCATCATTTTTAATTCCTAAGTTAGAAACTATACCTATTGGTAAGGGTATGGCGGGTATAGCAGCCGAGAGAAAGGCGCCGGTAGAGATGTGCAATCTTCAGACCGATGATTCTGGGGTGGCAAGACCTGCCGCTAAAGAAACAAAAGTAGAAGGTTCTATAGCTGTTCCATTATTAAAAGAAGGGGTTTTACATGGCACTTTAGGCATCGCTAAACCACTACCTTATGATTTTACCGAAGAAGAGAAAAATGAACTTCTCAAAATCGGAGAGGCTATCGCAAGTTCTGTAAGTTAG
- a CDS encoding 3-phytase (manually curated): MKKLVIMAIIVIGFIGCKTKSKLPAIAPDVITQKTLNDTDDPAIWVNPNDASKSIVFGTDKETNGGVYAYDLQGKIIKEKSITGIKRPNNIDLEYGFELNDSTKVDIIMFTERERQQVRLFSVPDMQPLDNGGFKVFKDAKEPEHNLPMGIAIYKSPIDGEIYAIVGRKSGPKTDYLYQYLLQANSSGVQMELVRKFGAFSGQKEIEAIAVDDENGLIYYSDEGVCIRKYYAEPSKGNEEISCFGGANFKEDIEGIAIATYPNGKGYIIVSNQQQGEFNIFSREDNSFIKAVNLTTLETDGCDVVTVPLNSTFKNGLFVAMNDEKNFFFYDLGKLELE; encoded by the coding sequence ATGAAAAAATTAGTAATAATGGCCATAATAGTCATAGGGTTTATTGGCTGTAAAACAAAAAGTAAACTACCGGCTATAGCTCCCGATGTAATAACGCAAAAGACTTTAAACGATACAGATGATCCTGCCATATGGGTGAACCCCAATGATGCATCGAAGAGTATTGTTTTTGGCACGGATAAAGAAACCAATGGAGGTGTTTATGCCTACGATTTACAAGGTAAGATTATCAAGGAGAAATCGATAACCGGTATAAAAAGACCTAACAATATTGATTTGGAATATGGGTTTGAGCTTAATGATTCTACAAAAGTGGATATCATTATGTTTACGGAGAGGGAGAGACAACAAGTGCGCTTGTTCAGTGTGCCTGATATGCAGCCATTGGATAATGGGGGCTTTAAGGTATTTAAAGATGCCAAAGAACCTGAACATAATTTACCGATGGGCATTGCTATATATAAGTCACCGATTGATGGTGAAATTTATGCTATAGTAGGTAGAAAATCCGGCCCGAAAACAGATTACCTATATCAATATCTATTACAGGCCAATAGTTCTGGTGTTCAGATGGAATTGGTCAGAAAGTTCGGTGCATTCAGCGGCCAGAAAGAAATCGAGGCCATTGCCGTAGATGATGAAAATGGTTTGATTTATTATTCAGATGAAGGGGTTTGTATACGTAAATATTATGCCGAACCTTCTAAAGGCAATGAAGAAATTTCCTGTTTCGGCGGGGCTAATTTCAAAGAAGATATTGAGGGCATAGCGATAGCTACATATCCTAATGGCAAGGGGTACATTATCGTATCTAATCAGCAACAAGGTGAGTTCAATATTTTTTCAAGAGAAGATAATTCTTTTATAAAAGCTGTAAACTTGACCACCTTGGAAACCGATGGCTGCGATGTGGTGACCGTGCCACTGAACAGTACGTTCAAAAATGGCCTTTTTGTCGCTATGAACGATGAAAAGAACTTCTTCTTTTATGATCTGGGTAAACTTGAGCTTGAGTAA
- a CDS encoding TonB-dependent receptor produces MWLIYIILDSQNQSKMNSKKPLKFALAILFVAFTVLPVFAQNGNLQGKISDENGITVPGADIIISELNKGVISDFDGNFTIVNVPAGNYTLSITYLGYSDAQQEITVEADKTTPISVFITPKTLELDGVEVLGFGMGSQSRALNTQKNNMNITNVVSTDQIGKFPDANIGDAVKRIPGITMQVDQGEARNIIVRGLSPQLNSVTLNGSRIPSAEGDNRNVQMDLIPSDMIQSIEVSKAVTPDMDADAMGGSVNLVTRTAPHGFRLSATAGSGINLITDKPIWNGSVLVGDRTKDGKLGWMVSATINDNDFGSDNIEAEWTDEFEFYTGEDDLEGEPIIEGVEVDPYTNVFEQRKYLVRRTRRSFSANLDYQIAPAHNVYFKSMYNWRDDRENRFVISHEILDAEDIEAGDFTITNGVPTRFPVEAVRETKGGINSDRNKNRRLEDQRMQNYTLGGNHLFANLKFDWMASYAKASEERLNERYAVYAAEYIASNNNRDTEFPIISAENTSDANDLSAFEFDEVTNENQYTEEEDMNFFANFELPVDFFGNEGGIVKFGARGRFKNKFRDNNFFEFEGLETQFSTMADVPTKSFTDNEFLAGAQYDAGFFATEEWLGSLDLNENTGSSVPDEFVRDNFKVEENVWAAYAMTNQNISDKLSLLLGLRLESTNITATGNQIEDEEDVIGEITEESSYTNLLPGVHLKYDVTDNTVLRFAWTNTLARPNYIDLTPYIDVVSVDDEIYLGNPELDPTTSMNFDIMAEHYFQSIGILSGGLFHKSINDFIYVFQAETTDNSFGADTQGFEVYQPLNGDDASIFGAEVALQRQLNFLPGFLKNLSLYLNYTYLSSNANGIRNEDGDERDDLDLPNTAPNMFNGSLGYADNRFSARLSANFSDAYVDEIGGNAFEDRYYDKQFFLDFSTTYSINKNLSVYADLNNITNQPLRYYQGVSNRSMQAEYYSLRCTFGLKYDLFKK; encoded by the coding sequence ATGTGGTTGATATACATAATTTTGGATTCACAAAACCAATCTAAAATGAATTCTAAAAAACCATTAAAATTTGCACTGGCAATACTCTTTGTTGCCTTTACAGTCTTGCCTGTATTTGCGCAGAATGGCAATTTACAGGGTAAGATATCAGATGAAAACGGTATTACGGTACCTGGTGCCGATATTATAATTTCTGAATTGAACAAAGGTGTGATTTCCGATTTTGACGGTAATTTCACCATAGTAAATGTGCCAGCAGGTAATTACACCTTAAGTATTACCTATTTAGGATATTCAGATGCACAACAAGAGATAACGGTCGAAGCGGATAAGACTACTCCTATTTCCGTATTTATCACTCCTAAGACACTAGAACTTGATGGGGTTGAAGTTCTTGGTTTCGGTATGGGAAGCCAGTCACGGGCCTTGAATACACAAAAGAATAATATGAACATTACCAATGTGGTCTCTACCGACCAAATCGGTAAATTTCCTGATGCGAATATCGGTGACGCGGTAAAACGTATACCCGGTATTACCATGCAGGTCGATCAAGGTGAAGCTCGAAACATAATCGTTCGGGGTCTTTCTCCACAATTAAACTCGGTAACCCTTAATGGTAGCCGTATTCCATCCGCCGAAGGCGATAATAGAAATGTTCAGATGGATCTGATTCCATCCGATATGATTCAGTCAATAGAAGTAAGTAAAGCTGTTACTCCGGATATGGACGCCGATGCCATGGGCGGATCTGTTAACCTCGTAACTCGTACAGCTCCCCATGGGTTTAGGCTTTCTGCAACTGCGGGATCAGGAATAAATTTAATCACGGACAAGCCTATTTGGAATGGGTCGGTTTTGGTGGGAGACCGTACTAAAGACGGCAAGTTGGGTTGGATGGTATCCGCTACGATCAATGACAACGATTTTGGCTCTGATAATATAGAAGCAGAATGGACGGACGAGTTTGAATTTTATACTGGTGAAGATGACCTAGAGGGCGAGCCTATTATAGAAGGGGTAGAGGTTGACCCTTATACAAATGTTTTTGAGCAAAGAAAGTACTTGGTTAGGAGAACAAGAAGAAGCTTTTCGGCCAATCTAGATTATCAAATAGCCCCGGCTCATAATGTTTATTTTAAAAGTATGTACAACTGGCGTGATGATCGTGAAAACCGATTTGTGATTTCACACGAAATATTGGATGCAGAAGATATTGAAGCGGGTGATTTTACCATTACGAACGGTGTGCCAACAAGATTCCCCGTTGAGGCGGTCAGAGAAACCAAAGGAGGTATTAATAGTGACAGGAACAAAAACAGAAGGCTAGAAGACCAAAGAATGCAAAATTATACCTTGGGCGGTAATCACTTGTTCGCAAATTTAAAGTTTGATTGGATGGCCTCTTACGCCAAAGCTTCAGAAGAGCGTCTGAATGAGCGGTATGCGGTTTATGCTGCAGAATATATTGCCTCCAATAACAATAGAGATACTGAGTTTCCGATAATCAGTGCAGAAAACACCTCAGATGCCAATGATTTAAGTGCTTTTGAGTTTGATGAAGTAACTAACGAAAACCAATATACCGAAGAAGAAGACATGAACTTCTTCGCTAATTTTGAGTTACCTGTAGATTTCTTCGGTAATGAAGGTGGTATTGTAAAATTTGGTGCTCGCGGCAGATTCAAAAATAAATTCAGAGATAATAATTTCTTCGAATTTGAAGGCTTGGAAACTCAATTCTCTACCATGGCCGATGTTCCAACAAAAAGCTTTACCGATAATGAATTTCTTGCAGGGGCACAATATGATGCAGGCTTCTTTGCTACTGAAGAGTGGTTGGGCAGTTTAGACCTTAATGAAAATACAGGTTCTTCCGTACCGGACGAGTTTGTGAGAGATAATTTTAAGGTTGAAGAAAATGTGTGGGCAGCTTATGCCATGACCAATCAAAACATTTCAGATAAACTGAGTTTGTTATTGGGGCTTCGTCTAGAAAGCACAAATATTACCGCTACCGGCAATCAGATCGAGGATGAAGAAGATGTAATAGGAGAAATTACCGAAGAGAGCTCATACACCAATTTGCTGCCTGGCGTTCACTTGAAATACGATGTTACCGATAATACAGTTCTGAGATTCGCTTGGACCAATACTTTAGCGAGACCTAATTACATTGATTTAACGCCCTATATCGATGTTGTAAGCGTTGATGATGAAATTTATTTGGGTAACCCGGAATTAGACCCGACCACGTCGATGAACTTCGATATAATGGCAGAGCATTATTTTCAAAGTATAGGTATACTCTCAGGTGGCTTATTTCATAAAAGTATTAATGATTTTATCTATGTCTTTCAAGCTGAGACTACCGACAATAGCTTTGGGGCAGATACCCAGGGTTTTGAGGTTTACCAACCTTTGAATGGCGATGATGCTTCTATTTTTGGGGCCGAAGTGGCTTTACAGCGTCAATTGAATTTTCTTCCTGGTTTCTTGAAGAATCTAAGTCTCTATTTGAATTATACCTATTTAAGTTCAAATGCCAACGGTATTAGAAATGAAGATGGAGATGAAAGAGATGATTTAGATCTGCCCAATACGGCCCCGAACATGTTTAACGGCTCATTGGGCTATGCCGATAATAGGTTTAGTGCGAGGTTGTCTGCTAACTTTTCAGATGCCTATGTAGATGAAATTGGGGGAAATGCCTTTGAAGACAGATATTATGACAAACAGTTCTTTCTAGATTTTAGCACAACTTACTCGATCAATAAAAATCTCAGCGTTTATGCCGATTTAAATAATATTACAAACCAGCCCTTACGCTATTATCAAGGAGTAAGCAATCGCAGTATGCAAGCTGAGTACTATAGTTTAAGGTGTACGTTCGGTCTTAAGTATGATTTGTTCAAGAAGTAA
- a CDS encoding DNA-binding CsgD family transcriptional regulator produces the protein MVFRFSIFFILLFWSVSAFSQDSGKNAWNLDQTFSDLNQKLKSAENDGDKSQVIDAHLDLGYFCEDNWVYTEALNQFNKVLLLLKDDKGDPRYANTLSHIGKVHVFLKNYDNAVDYFNRAIESAQLYNSLKTLASSTSYLGTCFEKKGNYIQALEYQNKSLKIYRNLQDSVGLSMVNESLGSIHEDLHDYKVALNFFKTAYRYHNKIKDIRLANILNNLGDIYRKTGKLEKGLEYTQMSLNISKLIGDLEEEASAYKDLSKSYKLSGKSDLAFQTLSKFLELDEANRVLYRANQASALQNIYDTKEKETRIQRLIHDSEIDKAQKLLLLLSICAVVVFTTLWFLYLKRKRREILRLQGYEKRLLQVELEKRQVEEENLQREVNIKNSSLSRYSLHLAQKNKMLSKLSQTLKNSLGRSNLDLKRKLESVVKEIDFDLAQEYEWDEFLTFFKEIHPQFLKKLSNIASSTLSPAEKRLSILLRLNLSSKEIASILRLTPDSVRVARYRLRKKLPVEAKEELSAYLTRL, from the coding sequence ATGGTATTCCGTTTTTCAATATTTTTCATCCTTCTATTTTGGTCGGTAAGTGCTTTTTCTCAAGATAGCGGCAAAAATGCATGGAACTTGGACCAAACTTTTTCTGACTTAAATCAAAAATTAAAGTCTGCAGAAAATGACGGAGATAAAAGCCAGGTCATAGACGCCCATTTAGATCTGGGCTATTTTTGTGAAGATAATTGGGTCTATACCGAAGCATTGAACCAATTTAATAAGGTATTGCTATTATTGAAGGATGATAAAGGCGATCCACGCTATGCCAATACCCTTAGCCACATCGGTAAGGTTCATGTATTTCTCAAAAATTACGATAATGCCGTAGACTATTTCAACCGGGCAATCGAATCGGCCCAGTTGTATAATTCATTAAAAACACTTGCCAGTTCTACCAGTTACTTAGGAACATGCTTTGAGAAAAAAGGAAATTATATTCAAGCGCTTGAATATCAGAATAAAAGTTTGAAGATTTATCGGAACCTTCAAGATTCGGTCGGTCTATCTATGGTAAACGAGAGTCTCGGTAGCATACACGAAGATTTGCACGATTATAAGGTAGCATTAAATTTTTTTAAGACTGCATACAGATATCATAATAAAATTAAAGATATACGGTTGGCCAATATTTTGAATAATCTGGGCGATATCTACCGAAAAACAGGTAAACTAGAAAAGGGACTAGAGTATACCCAAATGTCGTTGAATATTTCAAAACTCATAGGTGATCTTGAAGAAGAGGCCAGTGCCTATAAAGACCTTTCGAAAAGTTATAAACTTTCTGGCAAATCAGACCTTGCATTTCAAACACTCAGCAAGTTTTTAGAGCTAGATGAAGCTAATAGAGTATTGTACCGTGCCAATCAAGCCAGTGCTCTTCAGAATATATATGACACGAAGGAAAAAGAGACCAGAATTCAACGACTCATACACGATAGTGAAATCGACAAGGCACAAAAACTCTTATTACTACTTTCTATTTGCGCTGTCGTAGTATTTACGACTTTATGGTTTTTATATCTTAAGCGAAAAAGAAGGGAGATACTACGTTTGCAAGGTTATGAAAAAAGACTTTTACAGGTAGAATTGGAAAAGAGGCAGGTAGAAGAAGAGAATCTTCAACGGGAAGTAAATATCAAAAATTCTTCACTTTCGAGATATAGTCTTCATTTGGCGCAAAAAAATAAAATGTTGTCGAAATTGTCACAAACCTTGAAGAACAGTTTAGGTCGTTCTAATCTTGATCTGAAACGTAAACTTGAAAGCGTAGTAAAAGAAATTGACTTCGACTTGGCGCAAGAATATGAATGGGATGAGTTTCTAACTTTTTTCAAAGAGATACATCCGCAGTTTTTAAAAAAACTATCGAATATCGCATCGTCAACTTTATCACCCGCGGAAAAGCGATTGAGTATACTTCTGCGACTCAATTTATCTTCAAAAGAAATAGCATCTATCTTAAGGTTGACCCCAGATAGTGTTCGTGTTGCACGATACAGATTGAGAAAGAAATTACCAGTAGAAGCAAAAGAAGAATTAAGCGCTTATCTGACTCGTTTATAA
- a CDS encoding LSU ribosomal protein L27P, protein MAHKKGVGSSKNGRESESKRLGVKIFGGQAAIAGNIIVRQRGTKHNPGENVYAGKDHSLHARIDGIVKFQKKAGGKSYVSIEPFEA, encoded by the coding sequence ATGGCACACAAAAAAGGTGTAGGTAGTTCTAAAAACGGTAGGGAGTCGGAATCGAAACGCTTGGGCGTTAAGATTTTTGGTGGCCAGGCCGCTATTGCCGGAAATATCATTGTAAGACAACGTGGTACTAAGCACAATCCAGGTGAGAATGTGTATGCCGGTAAAGATCATTCTTTACATGCCCGTATTGACGGAATCGTAAAGTTTCAAAAGAAAGCTGGTGGTAAGTCTTATGTTTCGATAGAACCTTTCGAAGCTTAA
- a CDS encoding LSU ribosomal protein L21P — MYAIVEMAGQQFKVAKDQKVYVHRLQTEEGKKVVFDNVLLLADGSNITVGAPAIDGAAVEAKVVKHLKGDKVIVFKKKRRKGYKTKNGHRQSLTEIVIESIVAKGAKKSAKKEEPKKAAKPETKGKDANVEVSVASKPKAEKAAPKKSTKADDLKKIEGIGPKIAETLVAAGVSTFDELAKTDSDKISEIIADVRGNHVTDTWPAQAKLAAEGKWDELKKWQDELDGGKV, encoded by the coding sequence ATGTACGCAATCGTAGAGATGGCAGGGCAGCAATTTAAAGTTGCGAAAGACCAAAAAGTGTATGTTCACCGCTTGCAAACAGAAGAAGGTAAGAAAGTTGTTTTTGACAACGTACTTCTTTTGGCAGATGGTTCGAACATAACTGTTGGCGCCCCGGCTATAGACGGCGCGGCTGTTGAGGCCAAAGTCGTTAAGCACCTTAAAGGTGACAAGGTAATCGTCTTTAAAAAGAAAAGACGTAAGGGTTACAAAACCAAAAATGGTCATCGTCAGTCATTGACGGAAATCGTTATTGAAAGTATTGTTGCCAAAGGAGCTAAAAAATCAGCAAAAAAAGAAGAGCCTAAGAAAGCAGCTAAACCTGAAACAAAAGGTAAAGATGCTAATGTAGAGGTTTCAGTGGCTTCAAAACCAAAAGCTGAGAAAGCTGCTCCAAAAAAATCTACTAAAGCCGACGATTTGAAGAAAATCGAAGGTATCGGACCTAAAATCGCTGAAACTTTGGTTGCGGCAGGTGTTTCTACTTTTGACGAATTGGCTAAGACCGATTCTGACAAAATTTCTGAAATCATCGCTGATGTTAGAGGTAACCATGTTACCGATACATGGCCAGCGCAGGCTAAATTGGCTGCTGAAGGCAAATGGGACGAGTTGAAGAAGTGGCAAGATGAGCTAGACGGTGGTAAAGTGTAA
- a CDS encoding putative Zn-dependent peptidase, translated as MTKKTILASYFLLMAITMNAQEVTYKEYNLDNGLHIILHQDDSAPVVTTSVMYHVGGKDRTEGRTGFAHFFEHLLFEGTKNIERGKWFEIVSSNGGQNNANTSQDRTYYYEVFPSNNLELGLWLESERMLHPVIDQKGIETQQEVVKEEKRLRYDNRPYGQLITVVGQNLFSKHPYKDPNIGYMKDLDAATLEDVVAYNKKYYVPNNAVLVVAGNIDIEQTKEWIDAYFASIPKGEAINRNYPKENPIQQEIRVQAYDPNIQVPAYVISYRTPGFRERDAYVLEMISSYLSDGRSSKLYKKMVDDQKQALQVGAFNVSQEDYGMYLVYALPVGETSAETLLTEMEEEIAKVREDLISEKDHQKLLNKFENQYVNANSSVSGIANSLARNYLLYGDTELINKEIEIYRSVTREEIKEVANKYFNPNQRVIIDYLPEEAQAN; from the coding sequence ATGACTAAAAAAACTATCCTAGCCAGTTACTTTCTTCTAATGGCGATTACCATGAATGCCCAAGAAGTAACTTATAAAGAATATAATCTAGATAATGGTTTACATATAATCTTACACCAGGATGACTCTGCACCTGTCGTGACCACCTCGGTAATGTATCATGTTGGGGGTAAAGATAGAACTGAAGGCCGCACCGGTTTCGCCCATTTTTTTGAACATTTACTTTTCGAGGGTACCAAAAACATAGAACGTGGCAAGTGGTTTGAAATCGTGTCTTCCAACGGTGGCCAGAACAATGCCAACACCTCTCAAGACAGAACCTATTACTATGAAGTATTTCCATCGAACAACCTAGAGTTAGGCCTATGGCTCGAATCGGAACGTATGCTTCACCCGGTCATCGATCAAAAGGGAATAGAAACACAACAAGAGGTAGTTAAAGAGGAGAAAAGACTTCGATACGACAACCGCCCGTACGGACAACTAATAACTGTCGTAGGTCAAAACCTGTTCAGCAAACATCCTTATAAAGACCCGAATATTGGGTATATGAAAGATTTGGATGCTGCCACTCTTGAAGATGTTGTCGCATATAATAAGAAATATTACGTGCCAAATAATGCCGTTTTGGTGGTTGCCGGCAATATCGATATAGAGCAAACCAAAGAATGGATCGACGCTTATTTTGCATCTATACCCAAGGGTGAAGCCATAAACCGCAACTATCCAAAGGAAAACCCTATACAACAAGAAATTAGGGTTCAAGCCTATGATCCAAACATTCAGGTACCCGCTTATGTTATCTCTTATAGAACACCTGGTTTTAGAGAGAGAGATGCCTATGTTCTCGAGATGATCTCATCGTATTTAAGCGATGGCCGAAGCTCGAAGTTGTATAAAAAAATGGTCGATGACCAAAAACAGGCCTTGCAGGTCGGTGCTTTTAACGTAAGCCAAGAAGATTATGGCATGTATCTAGTTTACGCCTTGCCTGTCGGCGAAACCAGCGCCGAAACCCTACTAACAGAGATGGAGGAGGAAATTGCAAAGGTCAGGGAAGATCTTATCAGCGAAAAAGACCATCAAAAATTATTGAACAAGTTTGAGAACCAATACGTAAACGCCAACTCAAGTGTTTCCGGAATCGCCAATTCATTGGCAAGAAATTATTTACTCTATGGCGACACTGAACTGATCAATAAAGAGATTGAAATTTACCGCTCTGTAACTAGGGAAGAAATTAAAGAAGTGGCCAATAAGTACTTTAATCCCAATCAGCGTGTAATCATCGATTACCTACCTGAAGAGGCTCAAGCCAACTAA
- a CDS encoding putative Zn-dependent peptidase, with protein MKKLYSTIFLMFLALGVQAQIDRSKMPEPGPAPEINIQNPKTFNLKNGLEVLVVENHKLPRVSAQLRIDNPPILEGDKAGVSSLMASLLGKGSKNVPKDEFNEEVDFLGARINFGSQSAFATSLSQYFPRILELMADAAINPNFTHDEFEKEKQKILTNLKADEKNVPAIARRAVTALAYTKKHPYGEFITEESVNNVSITDVIQFYETYFVPANAYLVIVGDVEFDKVKELIEEHFTPWTKAAPLSFQFSRPSDALYTQINFIDVPNAVQSEITVENLIDLKKNDPDYLAAVMANEILGGGGEGRLFLNLREDKGYTYGSYSGIGYNKHAPARFRATASVRNAVTDSAVVEILKEIDLIRSEPVAAQELKNTKAKYTGRFVMALEDPATIAEYALDIETENLPEDFYQTYLEKINAITVEEVQQAAQKYLKPQNLRIVVTGKGSEVLENLEQITFKGKQIPISYYDKCANKTEKPNYNAETPTDLSANDVLQKYIEAIGGEAKLKEVESFIMLAEAEMQGMKLNLEMKKTSKNQFRQDVKVAGNSMSLQVFNGEQGYMVMQGQKKEMGEAEIVKIKDEAALFPELNYLTGETTLEGVEAVGDSKAYKLKITDEKSLYFDIESGLKVQEVNIAEMNGQKITSTINYSDYKEVSGVKFPFVLAQTVGPQSFDFIVTEVKVNDGVSDSDFE; from the coding sequence ATGAAAAAATTATACTCCACCATATTCTTGATGTTTTTGGCCTTAGGTGTACAAGCTCAAATTGATAGGAGCAAAATGCCCGAACCCGGACCGGCACCTGAAATCAATATTCAAAATCCGAAGACATTCAATCTTAAGAACGGTTTGGAAGTTTTAGTTGTTGAAAATCATAAACTACCCCGGGTATCCGCTCAACTTCGTATTGACAACCCGCCAATCTTAGAAGGCGACAAGGCAGGTGTTTCGAGTTTGATGGCAAGTCTCTTGGGCAAAGGTTCAAAAAACGTTCCGAAAGATGAGTTCAATGAAGAAGTCGATTTTCTGGGCGCTAGAATTAACTTCGGCTCTCAAAGTGCTTTTGCCACATCGTTATCGCAATACTTTCCTAGAATATTAGAATTAATGGCAGATGCAGCCATCAATCCTAATTTTACCCACGATGAGTTCGAAAAAGAAAAACAAAAAATATTGACAAATCTAAAGGCTGATGAGAAAAACGTACCGGCAATTGCAAGAAGAGCGGTAACAGCACTAGCCTATACCAAAAAACACCCCTATGGCGAATTTATTACAGAAGAAAGCGTAAATAACGTCAGCATAACAGATGTTATTCAATTCTATGAAACTTATTTCGTGCCAGCAAATGCCTACTTGGTAATTGTCGGGGATGTAGAATTTGATAAAGTAAAAGAATTGATAGAGGAACATTTCACCCCTTGGACGAAAGCCGCGCCGTTATCTTTCCAATTTTCAAGACCTTCTGATGCTCTTTACACTCAAATTAATTTTATAGACGTACCCAATGCCGTGCAGTCAGAAATCACGGTCGAGAATCTTATCGACCTCAAAAAGAATGATCCTGATTATTTAGCGGCCGTAATGGCAAATGAAATATTAGGTGGCGGTGGTGAAGGTCGTTTGTTTTTGAATTTGAGAGAAGATAAGGGGTACACCTACGGTTCGTACTCCGGAATCGGCTACAACAAACATGCGCCTGCTCGCTTTAGGGCCACCGCAAGCGTTAGAAATGCAGTGACCGATAGTGCGGTAGTAGAAATTCTTAAAGAAATAGACCTCATACGCTCAGAACCGGTAGCGGCCCAAGAGTTGAAAAACACCAAGGCCAAGTATACAGGACGATTTGTAATGGCCCTTGAGGATCCTGCCACTATAGCCGAATATGCATTAGACATTGAAACAGAAAATCTACCCGAAGATTTTTACCAAACTTACCTTGAAAAGATAAATGCCATAACCGTTGAAGAAGTTCAGCAAGCTGCTCAAAAGTATTTGAAACCTCAAAATTTGCGTATCGTAGTAACTGGCAAAGGCAGCGAAGTTCTAGAAAATCTAGAACAAATCACATTTAAAGGAAAACAAATACCTATTAGCTATTACGACAAGTGCGCCAACAAAACCGAAAAACCTAATTATAATGCAGAAACACCTACTGATTTAAGTGCAAACGATGTTCTGCAGAAGTATATTGAAGCCATCGGCGGAGAGGCAAAACTTAAAGAAGTAGAATCATTTATTATGCTAGCGGAAGCCGAGATGCAAGGCATGAAACTTAATTTAGAAATGAAAAAAACATCTAAAAACCAATTTAGACAAGATGTTAAGGTTGCTGGAAACTCAATGAGCCTACAAGTCTTCAATGGCGAGCAGGGCTATATGGTGATGCAAGGTCAGAAAAAAGAAATGGGAGAAGCCGAAATTGTTAAGATTAAAGACGAAGCAGCTCTTTTTCCTGAACTTAACTATTTGACGGGTGAGACCACTTTAGAAGGAGTAGAAGCTGTCGGCGATTCGAAAGCTTATAAACTAAAAATTACCGATGAGAAATCGCTCTACTTCGATATTGAAAGCGGATTAAAAGTGCAGGAGGTTAATATTGCCGAAATGAACGGTCAAAAAATTACAAGCACCATCAATTATAGTGATTACAAAGAAGTTTCGGGTGTAAAGTTTCCGTTCGTTCTTGCACAGACGGTAGGCCCTCAGAGTTTCGATTTTATCGTTACGGAAGTAAAAGTGAACGACGGGGTGTCCGATTCAGATTTTGAATAA